AATCCCACCGCGCGATACACTGTCGCCCACAGATAGGTGCCCTAATTCGCCGGGTCGAGTCGCTCCTCAACTGAGGCCAGCGCTTGACCCGGCGAAAAACATCCGTCGAGGCCTGGCGGCTAGTTCCCGCCCCGGTCGAGCCGTTGGGAGGACTTGATATGAGTAATGGGGCGAACCGGGCCGTCGCCAGACCTCAGCTGTCGCTCATTTTGGCGTTAGTCGCGGTTTCAACGCTCGGGGCCTGCAGTGGTCAAGGCCAACGCGCCCACGAACCCGGCGATGCGGTCGGCCTGGCTGCCCAACAGGCCCAAGCTAGAGAGTTCGCTGCGTGCATGACCGAAGCGGGCGTCGCTGCAGATGTCGCCCCCATGGAAGGCGATCAGCGCCTGGTAGCCGACTTCGTCTCCGAGAGCGTGGCAACCGTTGTTTGGAAGACGCCCGATGGTTACGGCGGTTACACAAAAGGCCTGCTTGCAACGCCGGAACTGGAGCAACAGGCAGAAGCCGCTTTGGATGAGCTTTCAAAAGACCGACGCCAAGAATACAAGCTGATTGTCGATGGAGTCGACATGTCCAAAGAATTCGAGCAGTGCTATGAGTCAAGCGGCTACACTGACCCAAGCAGAATCGCCGATCCGAGGCGCGAACTGGCGGATAAGGAAGCGATTGTGGAGGCATCGCTGCGATGGGCGGAATGTGCCCGCGCTAACGGCTTCCCGTCCACAAAGGACCCGATTGACCCGGTTGCCGACGATTACGCGACCCGCCCAACGCTGACGCTTCCCAAAGACATAACTGCCGAGGAATTGAACAAACTCTTGACGAGTTGCCCAGTATGGGACGAATCCGGGCCAAGCGATCAGGCGGCACCTTCGATCGGGTTTGACGTTCCCGGCTTCGACGGCAACCGGGGCATCGACAAGCTCAGCCGCGACGAAGCGGCCTGGTATGGTCAACTGCTCGCGCAGATCCAAGAATCGGCCGAAGCCACCCGTCCCGCAGGTTGGTGATAGGCAGCGGCTCTTGCAGACCGGGCACCGAAATACGCTCAGCATTCAGCGGGTCGGTGCCGACGACTCGCGCTGATACTCGTCGGCGATGTAAGCCGCGTTCTCTCCCCACGTCAGGGTTTCCGGGTTCAACAGGTTGCGGTAGGCGCGCGACCCCAGGAACGCCCGCAGCGCGGTGTCGAAACCAAGGCCCCCGGGCACGGCTATCTCCGTTGCGGTCTTCTCAGTCTTGATGGCGATCAGCGAGGATAACTCCCTGCCTTTGTTAGTGATAGTCACAGGCTGATACTCTCCAGCAAGGTCGGCCGCGCGATCGCCGCGCGCGAATGGAACGAGACCTGGTCGTTCGCCCTGCAGTACGCCAATTGTCGAATCGCGGCATGGGTGTCTATGAGACCGTCCACATACAGGGTGATGGTGGCCGCGGTGGTGTAGAAACCGCGACCGAAGTCGCGGCGGTCCTTGGACACGCGCAAGTCGATCTGGTCGATGGCGACATTGCTGCCGTGGCCGAGCCTCACTCTGTCCGCGACCTTACGCGCATCACGTCCTCGGCGAAATCCGCGCTCTCCCAGAACGCCTGGGTGTGCAGCGTGGCGTAGTTGTGGCGGATCATGGCCAACACGCCGTTGGACCGGAGCAAGTCGAACGCTTCCCCGCCGGGGATCGCATGGCGGGCCGCATATCCCTGTACTGCGGCAACCACCAGAAGGTTCTCGTCACGCTCCCTGACGCTCTCCAAAGGCACCTGGCAAGTCCATGGCGCCGCGTGACTCTCCCGCAGATCCCGTCTTGCCTCATGCCAAGACGGAGCCGGCGAGCGATGCGCGTCGGCTGCGTTGCCGATTCGTCGGACCATAGGCCAAAATGCGTGCCCCCAAGCCATGCTTGCCCTGGCCGGGAGGCCTCGTCATCGACCGGTGGCGAAGCCCTCGGCGCGGGCCGCCCGGATCAGTCGCGAGTCAAGGCTCAGGACCGCCTGCGCGCCCTGCGCCTTGGCGACAGCGATGACGCAGGCGTCGCGCATCTTGAGGCGCGTGGCGCGTTTAGCCTCGGCCAATTGTTCCGCCGTGGTGTGGTGGAACGTGAAGCCGTCCTCGCGCATGACCTCGATCAGGCCTTCCCACTCGGACTTGTCCATGCCCGCCAGCATTTCCGCCAAGTTCACGGTGTGCATCACCAATTCGGGCCACCCCGCGATCAGCTCAACAGCGGCGCCGTGGAAAGGCTCGTCCACGTTCTGCCACGCGATGGCGGCGGACGCGTCCACGGCTGCGCGCCCGGAGGACGTCAATCCCATTCCTCGCGCATTTCGGCCAGGCGGGCCAGCCCGCCCTCGAACGGAAACCGCCCCGCGTCGGCCTCAAGCTTCGCCCGCCGGGCCTCGAACGCCAGGTCGGGGTCCTGCTTGAGCTTTTCCTCACCCAGTTCGGCCAGCTTGACGATCAGCCGCGAAACGGACTTCTCGTCCGGCCACGCGACTCGAGCCGTGCACAGAGCCGAACTGAGCGAAGGCACTTCGGTAACCATGTGGCGTTTCAACGTTGTGGGCATGTCGCCGAGTGTAACACCGCTAGCCAAGACAGTGAAGCACTCCGGCCCGTTCGAACAAGACCAGGCGCACGATGCCGTTCGGTCACCCGCCCAGCACCGACACGCCTGCGGCGGTCGCGGCGTCGCGAAGGCGGGGGTCCAAGGTGGCCAGCGGCAAACCGGTGGTCTGGGGCCAAGAGCGGGTAGACGGCATCGTAGGCGGTCGACCTGTAGGCCGGCTGCCTAACAGGGGCTTGCGCCCTTCAGTACCTCGGGTTACGATGTACCAGTACTTGGCGACACAAGGTATTGGAGAGGGCATTGGACGACTTGACCGAGTTGCTCAAAGGCGTGCTGGAGGGATGCGTGCTGCACATCCTGTCGCGCGGTGGCGGCTACGGATACCAGATCGTCCGGTCGCTCAACCAAGCCGGGTTCTCATCCGTGTCGGAGGGCACGGTCTATCCCATCTTGCTGCGCCTGGAGAACAGGGGACTGGTCGAGGTCTCCCGGATGCGTTCGGAAGCCGGCCCCCCGCGCAAGGTCTACACGCTGAACGGCGCCGGCCGGGAGGCTCTGGAGTCGTTCTGGCGGCGCTGGGAGTTCGTCTCTTCGCGCCTGGCCGTCATGAGGGAGGAAGACAATGCTTGATTGGTTGCGGCGCGTGCGCCGCGAGAAGCGGGAATGGCGCGCGCACGAACGCCGGGTCGCGGCCCTGCCGGAGGATTACCGCGCGGTCATGAAGCTGATCGAGAAATACCTGTGGAACTTCGCCGCGGACGCGCAGATGATCCCGGTGCTCTACGGCATCCGCGAACTGTTCGAGGAGGGGGCCGCCGCCGGCCGGCCGGTGCTGGAGGTGACTGGCCCCGACGTGGCCGCCTTCGCCGGCAACGTGCTGGCCGAATCGCAGGCGGCCACCTGGACGGGCAAGAAGGGCGAGGAGTTGAACGCCCGGATCCGGGCCGCGCTCGCCAGGGAGGACCGGACCGATGCCTCCTGACGGCCTGGCCATCGAGGCCAAAGGGCTCCGCAAGGCGTTCGGATCCCATGAAGTGCTCAAAGGGTTGGACTTGGCCGTGGCCGCCGGTTCGGTGTTCGCCCTGCTCGGGGCGAACGGCGCGGGCAAGACGACAACCGTCTCCATCTTGACCACGCTGCTCAGGCCGGACTCCGGCACCGCGCGGGTGGCCGGATTCGACGTGGTCGCCGAAGCCGCGAAGGTGCGCCGGGCCATCACGGTCTCAGGCCAGAACGTGGCTGTCGACCCGGTGCTCACGGGTTTGGAGAACCTGGTCCTGATCGCCAAACTCCGCCACGTTGGCGGGCCACGGCGATTGGCGGAGGGGCTTGCGGAACGCTTTGGTTTGGCCGATGCCGTCCGCAAGCCCGCCAGCGCCTATTCCGGCGGCATGAAGCGCCGCCTCGACATCGCGATGAGCCTGATCGGGGAACCCGCGGTGGTTTTCCTGGACGAGCCGACCACGGGCCTGGACCCGGCGGGGCGCCGCGAAGTCTGGGACGCCGTCAAGCAAATGGCGGCCGGCGGCGTGACGGTCATGCTGACGACCCAATACATGGAGGAGGCCGCCCGGCTTGCCGACACCATCGCCTTGCTCCACGACGGATCCATCAGGGTGGCGGGCCGCCACCAGGCGGTGCTGGACGCCGCCGGCGGGGCCGAGGACCTGGAAACCGCCTTTCTGATCCTCACCGGCCAGACTTGCGCCGCCGCAGAGGGGCCAGCGTGAACGCCGGCCAAGACGCGCGCACGCTGACCGCGCGGGTGCTCAAACACAATCTCCGCTCCCCCGACACGATTGTCACCACCCTGGTGACGCCGGTCATGATCCTGCTGGCCTTCGTCTTTGTGCTGGGCGGCGCCATGGACACCGGCGAGGTGCGCTACGTCGACTTTGTCATGCCAG
This genomic stretch from Bifidobacteriaceae bacterium harbors:
- a CDS encoding DUF3990 domain-containing protein, coding for MRLGHGSNVAIDQIDLRVSKDRRDFGRGFYTTAATITLYVDGLIDTHAAIRQLAYCRANDQVSFHSRAAIARPTLLESISL
- a CDS encoding DUF3791 domain-containing protein, yielding MPLESVRERDENLLVVAAVQGYAARHAIPGGEAFDLLRSNGVLAMIRHNYATLHTQAFWESADFAEDVMRVRSRTE
- a CDS encoding PIN domain-containing protein; translation: MGLTSSGRAAVDASAAIAWQNVDEPFHGAAVELIAGWPELVMHTVNLAEMLAGMDKSEWEGLIEVMREDGFTFHHTTAEQLAEAKRATRLKMRDACVIAVAKAQGAQAVLSLDSRLIRAARAEGFATGR
- a CDS encoding PadR family transcriptional regulator, which codes for MDDLTELLKGVLEGCVLHILSRGGGYGYQIVRSLNQAGFSSVSEGTVYPILLRLENRGLVEVSRMRSEAGPPRKVYTLNGAGREALESFWRRWEFVSSRLAVMREEDNA
- a CDS encoding DUF1048 domain-containing protein, which codes for MLDWLRRVRREKREWRAHERRVAALPEDYRAVMKLIEKYLWNFAADAQMIPVLYGIRELFEEGAAAGRPVLEVTGPDVAAFAGNVLAESQAATWTGKKGEELNARIRAALAREDRTDAS
- a CDS encoding ATP-binding cassette domain-containing protein, with translation MPPDGLAIEAKGLRKAFGSHEVLKGLDLAVAAGSVFALLGANGAGKTTTVSILTTLLRPDSGTARVAGFDVVAEAAKVRRAITVSGQNVAVDPVLTGLENLVLIAKLRHVGGPRRLAEGLAERFGLADAVRKPASAYSGGMKRRLDIAMSLIGEPAVVFLDEPTTGLDPAGRREVWDAVKQMAAGGVTVMLTTQYMEEAARLADTIALLHDGSIRVAGRHQAVLDAAGGAEDLETAFLILTGQTCAAAEGPA